Proteins co-encoded in one Pyrenophora tritici-repentis strain M4 chromosome Unknown M4_contig_00027, whole genome shotgun sequence genomic window:
- a CDS encoding Velvet multi-domain protein, producing the protein MAWNPHSRNNTGRPEVVPQDRLIGSARRYELKVEQQPIRARMWIRDKDRRPITPPPCIRLIVYDRITGRELDFNDIDSTYFVLMVDLWNQEGTAAVNLVRHSSAAPTVSISSSTTTSYPPPPDRQYVTTAIPQYDPPYRMTTHMPSYSHGPVMGYPYPQPGPPASYPAYAQTYGQPPQAPIMPPAPMSSNHTRNLIGMNAVNACRLNDLDGKAGFWFVLQDLSVRTEGTFRLKLSLFDIGSGTNTVVPESQGPTHGKGPCLAHSFSEQFTVYSAKKFPGVIESTPLSKCFAQQGIKIPIRKDAPKEIVNANEYEADD; encoded by the coding sequence ATGGCCTGGAATCCGCACAGCAGAAATAATACCGGTCGCCCAGAAGTAGTTCCGCAGGATCGCCTGATTGGGAGTGCAAGGAGATATGAGTTGAAGGTCGAACAGCAACCTATTCGAGCGCGCATGTGGATTCGCGATAAAGACCGCAGGCCTataacgccgccgccatgTATCCGCCTCATCGTCTATGACCGGATTACGGGGCGAGAGCTGGACTTCAACGACATCGACAGCACCTACTTTGTCCTCATGGTGGACCTCTGGAACCAGGAAGGTACCGCCGCTGTCAACCTAGTGCGGCATTCCAGCGCAGCTCCCacagtcagcatcagcagtagcacaacgacctcgtatccgccgccgccagaCCGGCAGTACGTAACAACAGCCATTCCGCAGTACGATCCACCGTACAGAATGACGACGCACATGCCGTCATATTCGCATGGCCCCGTAATGGGGTACCCGTACCCGCAGCCTGGACCGCCGGCTAGCTATCCGGCGTACGCCCAAACTTACGGCCAACCACCCCAGGCACCCATAATGCCCCCCGCACCCATGAGTTCAAACCACACGCGCAATCTTATCGGCATGAATGCCGTCAACGCTTGTCGTCTCAACGACCTCGACGGCAAAGCCGGCTTCTGGTTCGTGCTGCAGGATCTGAGCGTCCGGACAGAGGGCACCTTTCGACTCAAGCTCAGCCTCTTCGACATTGGCAGCGGCACAAACACGGTGGTGCCCGAGAGTCAGGGCCCCACACACGGTAAAGGTCCTTGCCTTGCACACAGCTTCTCAGAGCAGTTTACAGTCTACTCTGCCAAGAAGTTCCCAGGTGTAATTGAGAGCACACCGCTCAGTAAGTGCTTTGCACAGCAGGGTATCAAGATACCGATACGGAAGGATGCACCAAAAGAAATAGTCAACGCAAACGAATATGAGGCGGATGATTAG
- a CDS encoding Velvet domain containing protein, with translation MSSNHTRNLIGMNAVNACRLNDLDGKAGFWFVLQDLSVRTEGTFRLKLSLFDIGSGTNTVVPESQGPHTKFPGVIESTPLSKCFAQQGIKIPIRKDAPKEIVNANEYEADD, from the exons ATGAGTTCAAACCACACGCGCAATCTTATCGGCATGAATGCCGTCAACGCTTGTCGTCTCAACGACCTCGACGGCAAAGCCGGCTTCTGGTTCGTGCTGCAGGATCTGAGCGTCCGGACAGAGGGCACCTTTCGACTCAAGCTCAGCCTCTTCGACATTGGCAGCGGCACAAACACGGTGGTGCCCGAGAGTCAGGGCCCACACACG AAGTTCCCAGGTGTAATTGAGAGCACACCGCTCAGTAAGTGCTTTGCACAGCAGGGTATCAAGATACCGATACGGAAGGATGCACCAAAAGAAATAGTCAACGCAAACGAATATGAGGCGGATGATTAG
- a CDS encoding Atrophin-1 domain containing protein: MPSDPQKLPSKWPPPICAKGASKSAVPTAPPSTGAPAVAEARAASPQGLHPLPPTMGENGATLAALEQPAVALPLSEHNSKALSPERVGFIQHTLHSVPRMAFKKPTPRPKLQRPPTCTIALWQAIVAAGAPVAQAPNTSLSTRTQRPVSMALLKLPWVCKPPAGNELFRSPRSV; this comes from the exons ATGCCCTCTGACCCCCAGAAGTTGCCTAGTAAATGGCCGCCTCCAATTTGTGCCAAAGGCGCGAGCAAGAGCGCAGTGCCAACGGCACCGCCCTCTACAGGCGCCCCAGCGGTTGCCGAAGCCAGGGCAGCAAGTCCACAAGG CCTACACCCGTTGCCGCCGACCATGGGCGAAAATGGTGCAACCCTCGCCGCCTTGGAGCAGCCAGCAGTTGCGTTGCCCTTGTCGGAGCACAATTCAAAGGCCCTCAGTCCAGAACGAGTGGGATTTATACAGCATACGCTGCACTCAGTCCCCCGAATGGCTTTCAAAAAGCCAACCCCACGCCCAAAGCTACAACGACCTCCCACCTGTACGATTGCCCTCTGGCAGGCAATCGTTGCGGCGGGCGCCCCTGTCGCCCAAGCGCCGAATACAAGTCTGAGCACTCGTACCCAGCGACCAGTGTCAATGGCCCTCCTTAAACTGCCGTGGGTTTGCAAACCGCCGGCCGGCAACGAACTTTTCAGATCGCCGAGGTCTGTATAA
- a CDS encoding Velvet domain containing protein: protein MCGFGDKDRRPITPPPCIRLIVYDRITGRELDFNDIDSTYFVLMVDLWNQEGTAAVNLVRHSSAAPQSASAVAQRPRIRRRQTGST from the coding sequence ATGTGTGGATTCGGCGATAAAGACCGCAGGCCTataacgccgccgccatgTATCCGCCTCATCGTCTATGACCGGATTACGGGGCGAGAGCTGGACTTCAACGACATCGACAGCACCTACTTTGTCCTCATGGTGGACCTCTGGAACCAGGAAGGTACCGCCGCTGTCAACCTAGTGCGGCATTCCAGCGCAGCTCCacagtcagcatcagcagtagcacaacgacctcgtatccgccgccgccagaCCGGCAGTACGTAA